One window from the genome of Papilio machaon chromosome 6, ilPapMach1.1, whole genome shotgun sequence encodes:
- the LOC106709853 gene encoding ADP-ribosylation factor-like protein 8 produces MLALINRILDWIKSLFWKEEMELTLVGLQYSGKTTFVNVIASGQFSEDMIPTVGFNMRKITKGNVTIKVWDIGGQPRFRSMWERYCRGVNAIVYMVDAADPDKIEASRNELHSLLEKQQLTGIPVLVLGNKRDLPHALDEHGLIERMNLSAIQDREICCYSISCKEKDNIDITLQWLIAHSKSGTAR; encoded by the exons atgttagctTTGATCAATCGTATCCTTGATTGGATTAAAAGCTTATTTTGGAAGGAGGAGATGGAGCTCACTCTCGTCGGGCTGCAATATTCTGGGAAAACAACTTTTGTTAACGTCATAGCC TCGGGACAGTTTAGTGAAGACATGATACCAACTGTTGGCTTCAACATGCGTAAAATTACCAAAGGAAATGTTACTATTAAG GTATGGGACATCGGTGGTCAGCCTCGGTTCCGTTCAATGTGGGAGAGGTATTGCCGAGGAGTTAATGCTATTGT GTACATGGTGGACGCTGCGGACCCGGACAAGATTGAAGCGTCGCGCAATGAGCTGCACAGTCTGCTGGAGAAACAGCAGCTGACAGGAATACCTGTACTGGTGTTGGGCAACAAGCGAGACTTGCCGCACGCACTAGACGAGCACGGCCTCATAGAGCGCAT GAATCTATCGGCGATTCAAGATCGAGAGATCTGTTGTTATTCTATTTCGTGCAAGGAGAAGGACAACATTGACATCACGCTGCAGTGGCTCATCGCGCACAGTAAGTCCGGCACCGCGCGCTAG